The proteins below are encoded in one region of Kogia breviceps isolate mKogBre1 chromosome 8, mKogBre1 haplotype 1, whole genome shotgun sequence:
- the LOC131760950 gene encoding cyclin-dependent kinase inhibitor 2A-like isoform X1, with translation MMMGSARVAELLLLHGADPNCADPATLTRPVHDAAREGFLDTLVALHRAGARLDVRDAWGRLPVDLAEERGHRDVVRYLRAAAGGTEGGSHARADSAEGPADSPALKNP, from the exons ATGATGATGGGCAGCGCACGCGTGGCCGAGCTGCTGCTGCTCCACGGTGCGGACCCCAACTGCGCGGACCCCGCCACCCTCACCCGACCCGTGCACGACGCCGCCCGGGAGGGCTTCCTGGACACGTTGGTGGCGCTGCACCGAGCCGGGGCGCGGCTGGACGTGCGCGACGCCTGGGGCCGCCTGCCCGTGGACCTGGCTGAGGAGCGGGGCCACCGCGACGTCGTCCGCTACCTGCGCGCCGCTGCAGGGGGCACCGAAGGCGGGAGCCACGCCCGCGCAGACTCCGCGGAAGGTCCCGCAG ACAGTCCCGCCCTAAAGAATCCTTGA